A region from the Panicum hallii strain FIL2 chromosome 1, PHallii_v3.1, whole genome shotgun sequence genome encodes:
- the LOC112892762 gene encoding mitogen-activated protein kinase kinase 3 isoform X1: protein MAGLEELKKKLQPLLFDDPDRGAASTRLPFPEDTCDSYVVSDGGTVNLLSRSLGEYNINEHGFQKRSAGPVESDSDEKAYRCASHEMHIFGPIGNGASSVVERAIFIPVHRILALKKINIFEKEKRQQILNEMRTLCEACCYPGLVEFQGAFYMPDSGQISIALEYMDGGSLADVIRVKKFIPEPVLSHMLQKVLLGLRYLHEVRHLVHRDIKPANLLVNLKGEAKITDFGVSAGLDNTMAMCATFVGTVTYMSPERIRNENYSYAADIWSLGLTILECGTGKFPYDVNEGPANLMLQILDDPSPTPPEDAYTPEFCSFINDCLQKDADARPTCEQLLSHPFIKRYLKIDVDLASYVKGVVDPTERLKQIAEMLAIHYYLLFNGSDGIWHHMKTFYMEQSTFSFSGNVYVGQNDIFDSLSNIRKKLKGDRPREKIVHVVEKLHCRANGDTGVAIRVSGSFIVGNQFLVCGEGIKPEGMPSLDELSIDIPSKRVGQFREQFIMQPGNLMSCYYISKQDLYIIQS from the exons ATGGCAGGGctggaggagttgaagaagaagcTGCAACCCTTGCTGTTCGATGACCCGGACAGAGGTGCCGCCAGTACCAGGCTGCCCTTTCCGGAAGATACTTGCGATTCCTACGTA GTTTCTGATGGCGGAACTGTTAATTTACTTAGTAGATCCTTGGGTGAGTACAACATCAATGAGCATGGATTTCAGAAACGAAGTGCTGGGCCAGTCGAGTCAGATTCTGATGAGAAGGCATACCGTTGCGCCTCTCATGAGATGCACATATTTGGTCCCATTGGTAATGGTGCAAGTAGTGTTGTGGAGAGAGCTATCTTTATTCCAGTTCATCGAATTTTGGCCTTGAAGAAGATAAACATATTCGAGAAG GAGAAGAGGCAACAAATTCTGAATGAGATGAGAACATTATGTGAAGCATGTTGTTATCCTGGTTTAGTTGAGTTCCAGGGTGCATTTTACATGCCTGATTCTGGACAAATAAGCATTGCTCTTGAATACATGGATGGTGGTTCCTTGGCAGATGTTATAAGGGTCAAGAAATTTATACCAGAACCAGTTCTTTCACATATGCTTCAGAAAGTATTGCTT GGTCTGCGATACTTGCATGAAGTAAGGCATCTAGTGCATAGAGATATAAAGCCAGCAAATTTGCTGGTAAATCTTAAGGGTGAGGCGAAGATTACAGACTTTGGTGTGAGTGCTGGTTTGGACAACACAATGGCTATG TGTGCTACCTTTGTAGGCACGGTCACATATATGTCACCTGAGAGAATTCGTAACGAGAACTATTCTTATGCTGCGGATATTTGGAGTCTCGGACTAACAATATTGGAATGTGGTACTGGAAAATTCCCATATGACGTAAATGAAGGCCCAGCGAATCTCATGCTGCAG ATACTGGATGATCCATCACCAACTCCACCAGAAGATGCTTATACACCAGAGTTCTGCTCGTTCATCAATGATTGCTTGCAGAAAGATGCTGATGCAAGGCCCACGTGTGAGCAG CTTTTGTCACACCCATTCATCAAGAGGTACCTGAAAATCGATGTGGACTTGGCATCATATGTCAAAGGTGTTGTTGATCCAACAGAAAGATTAAAGCAAATAGCTGAG ATGCTTGCTATACATTACTATCTCTTGTTCAACGGATCTGATGGGATTTGGCATCATATGAAGACATTCTACATGGAACAATCTACTTTCAG TTTCTCAGGGAACGTGTACGTTGGCCAAAACGACATTTTTGATAGCCTGTCAAATATAAGGAAGAAGCTAAAGGGTGACAGGCCTAGAGAGAAAATCGTTCATGTCGTTGAGAAGCTACATTGCCGTGCAAACGGTGATACTGGAGTTGCAATTCGTGTATCTGGATCGTTCATTGTTGGGAACCAGTTCCTTGTATGTGGCGAGGGGATAAAGCCTGAAGGGATGCCCAGCTTGGATGAGCTCTCTATCGACATCCCAAGCAAACGTGTAGGGCAGTTCAGAGAGCAGTTTATCATGCAACCAGGGAATTTAATGTCGTGCTATTACATATCAAAGCAAGATTTGTACATCATCCAATCCTGA
- the LOC112899943 gene encoding aspartyl protease APCB1 — MAPPAPPPAGEHQPQLHGVVIITLPPPDQPSKGKTITAFTYSDDPGAPLPPQEPAMGYPVPPGARRRSRRALSPRRVAAMALVLGALAVAAYYCFYSDVAVQFLGMEQEEAQKERNETRSFLLPLYPKARQGRALREFGDVKLAAKRVDDGGRTAANKMKVGKAAAAGTNSTALLPIKGNVFPDGQYYTSIFVGNPPRPYFLDVDTGSDLTWIQCDAPCTNCAKGPHPLYKPTKEKIVPPRDSLCQELQGEQNYCETCKQCDYEIEYADQSSSMGVLAKDDMHLIATNGGREKLDFVFGCAYDQQGQLLSSPAKTDGILGLSSAAISLPSQLASHGIISNIFGHCITREQGGGGYMFLGDDYAPRWGMTWTSIRSGTDNLYHTEANNVKYGDQQLNVHEKAGNSVQVIFDSGSSYTYLPNEIYENLIAAIKYSAPGFVQDNSDRTLPLCWKADFPVRYLEDVKQFKPLSLHFGKKWLFMSKTFTISPEDFLIISDKGNVCLGLLNGTEINHGSTIIVGDVSLRGKLVVYDNQRRQIGWANSDCTKPQTQKGFPFFL; from the exons atggcgccgcccgcgcccccgccggcgGGGGAGCACCAGCCGCAGCTCCACGGGGTGGTCATCATCACGCTCCCGCCCCCGGACCAGCCCTCCAAGGGCAAGACCATCACGGCCTTCACCTACAGCGACGACCCCGGCGCGCCGCTCCCGCCGCAGGAGCCGGCGATGGGGTACCCGGTGCCGCCGGGGGCCAGGAGGCGGTCCAGGCGGGCGCTCTCGCCGCGGCGGGTGGCCGCGATGGCGCTCGTGCTGGGCGCGCTCGCGGTGGCGGCCTACTACTGCTTCTACTCCGACGTGGCCGTGCAGTTCCTGGGCATGGAGCAGGAGGAGGCGCAGAAGGAGCGGAACGAGACCAGGTCCTTCCTGCTGCCGCTCTACCCCAAGGCGCGCCAGGGCCGCGCGCTGCGGGAGTTCGGGGACGTCAAGCTCGCCGCCAAGAGGGTCGACGACGGCGGGAGGACGGCGGCGAACAAGATGAAGGTCGGGAAGGCGGCTGCGGCGGGGACCAACTCCACGGCTTTGCTCCCGATCAAGGGCAATGTCTTCCCCGATGG CCAGTATTATACATCTATCTTTGTCGGCAATCCGCCAAGACCGTACTTTCTTGATGTTGATACTGGAAGTGACTTGACATGGATCCAGTGTGATGCACCATGTACAAACTGCGCAAAA GGACCTCATCCTTTATACAAGCCAACAAAAGAAAAGATAGTCCCTCCCAGGGATTCGTTATGCCAAGAGTTGCAAGGAGAACAGAACTACTGTGAAACCTGCAAGCAATGTGACTATGAAATTGAATATGCAGACCAAAGCTCTTCTATGGGTGTCCTTGCAAAGGATGATATGCATCTGATCGCAACCAATGGTGGAAGGGAAAAGCTCGATTTTGTCTTTGG GTGTGCATATGATCAGCAAGGCCAGCTTCTGTCCTCACCAGCAAAGACTGATGGGATCCTTGGACTTAGCAGCGCAGCGATAAGCCTTCCCAGTCAGCTAGCTAGCCACGGGATTATTTCCAACATTTTTGGTCATTGTATCACTAGAGAGCAAGGTGGTGGAGGTTATATGTTTCTGGGTGATGATTATGCGCCTAGATGGGGAATGACATGGACTTCTATTCGGAGTGGCACAGA TAACTTATATCACACAGAGGCCAACAATGTAAAATATGGAGATCAGCAGCTCAATGTGCATGAGAAGGCAGGAAACTCAGTTCAAGTGATTTTTGACAGTGGTAGCTCGTACACATACCTCCCAAATGAAATATACGAAAATCTTATTGCGGCT ATCAAATATTCCGCCCCGGGTTTTGTCCAAGATAACTCAGATCGGACATTGCCCTTATGCTGGAAAGCTGATTTTCCTGTGAG GTATCTGGAAGATGTCAAGCAGTTCAAGCCCTTGAGCCTTCATTTTGGCAAAAAATGGCTTTTCATGTCTAAAACATTCACTATTTCTCCCGAGGATTTCTTGATCATCAGT GATAAAGGAAATGTCTGTTTGGGGCTTCTCAATGGAACAGAAATCAATCACGGGTCAACTATAATAGTCGGAG ATGTTTCACTGCGTGGCAAGTTAGTTGTGTATGACAATCAACGGAGGCAGATTGGCTGGGCAAATTCAGACTGCACCAAGCCACAAACACAAAAGGgcttccccttcttcctctgA
- the LOC112892762 gene encoding mitogen-activated protein kinase kinase 3 isoform X2 produces the protein MHIFGPIGNGASSVVERAIFIPVHRILALKKINIFEKEKRQQILNEMRTLCEACCYPGLVEFQGAFYMPDSGQISIALEYMDGGSLADVIRVKKFIPEPVLSHMLQKVLLGLRYLHEVRHLVHRDIKPANLLVNLKGEAKITDFGVSAGLDNTMAMCATFVGTVTYMSPERIRNENYSYAADIWSLGLTILECGTGKFPYDVNEGPANLMLQILDDPSPTPPEDAYTPEFCSFINDCLQKDADARPTCEQLLSHPFIKRYLKIDVDLASYVKGVVDPTERLKQIAEMLAIHYYLLFNGSDGIWHHMKTFYMEQSTFSFSGNVYVGQNDIFDSLSNIRKKLKGDRPREKIVHVVEKLHCRANGDTGVAIRVSGSFIVGNQFLVCGEGIKPEGMPSLDELSIDIPSKRVGQFREQFIMQPGNLMSCYYISKQDLYIIQS, from the exons ATGCACATATTTGGTCCCATTGGTAATGGTGCAAGTAGTGTTGTGGAGAGAGCTATCTTTATTCCAGTTCATCGAATTTTGGCCTTGAAGAAGATAAACATATTCGAGAAG GAGAAGAGGCAACAAATTCTGAATGAGATGAGAACATTATGTGAAGCATGTTGTTATCCTGGTTTAGTTGAGTTCCAGGGTGCATTTTACATGCCTGATTCTGGACAAATAAGCATTGCTCTTGAATACATGGATGGTGGTTCCTTGGCAGATGTTATAAGGGTCAAGAAATTTATACCAGAACCAGTTCTTTCACATATGCTTCAGAAAGTATTGCTT GGTCTGCGATACTTGCATGAAGTAAGGCATCTAGTGCATAGAGATATAAAGCCAGCAAATTTGCTGGTAAATCTTAAGGGTGAGGCGAAGATTACAGACTTTGGTGTGAGTGCTGGTTTGGACAACACAATGGCTATG TGTGCTACCTTTGTAGGCACGGTCACATATATGTCACCTGAGAGAATTCGTAACGAGAACTATTCTTATGCTGCGGATATTTGGAGTCTCGGACTAACAATATTGGAATGTGGTACTGGAAAATTCCCATATGACGTAAATGAAGGCCCAGCGAATCTCATGCTGCAG ATACTGGATGATCCATCACCAACTCCACCAGAAGATGCTTATACACCAGAGTTCTGCTCGTTCATCAATGATTGCTTGCAGAAAGATGCTGATGCAAGGCCCACGTGTGAGCAG CTTTTGTCACACCCATTCATCAAGAGGTACCTGAAAATCGATGTGGACTTGGCATCATATGTCAAAGGTGTTGTTGATCCAACAGAAAGATTAAAGCAAATAGCTGAG ATGCTTGCTATACATTACTATCTCTTGTTCAACGGATCTGATGGGATTTGGCATCATATGAAGACATTCTACATGGAACAATCTACTTTCAG TTTCTCAGGGAACGTGTACGTTGGCCAAAACGACATTTTTGATAGCCTGTCAAATATAAGGAAGAAGCTAAAGGGTGACAGGCCTAGAGAGAAAATCGTTCATGTCGTTGAGAAGCTACATTGCCGTGCAAACGGTGATACTGGAGTTGCAATTCGTGTATCTGGATCGTTCATTGTTGGGAACCAGTTCCTTGTATGTGGCGAGGGGATAAAGCCTGAAGGGATGCCCAGCTTGGATGAGCTCTCTATCGACATCCCAAGCAAACGTGTAGGGCAGTTCAGAGAGCAGTTTATCATGCAACCAGGGAATTTAATGTCGTGCTATTACATATCAAAGCAAGATTTGTACATCATCCAATCCTGA
- the LOC112898853 gene encoding aluminum-activated malate transporter 5-like, whose protein sequence is MGPPPPGLPPLPPQLATLRSTQDQRTAREPLLGFDWGVPAGSGGNGGGGEEYAAWGVDDGAARGVVVRLRVAAEAVREAAAEMWAFARKDPRKPVFAAKVAVALVLITLLVFLREPSDIASHSVWAILTVVVVFEFSIGATLSKGLNRGLGTLIAGGLALAVAELAAHIGKYDAVILIVSTFVVGFFASLIKLHPKMKAYEYGVRVFLLTFCYVTVSGYNTGEFTATAISRFVLIAIGAAVSLTINIGIHPIWAGEDLHKLVAKTFSGVAKSLEGCVDGYLSCMEYERIPSKILTYQASDDPLYSGYRAAVEASVQEEALLGFAIWEPPHGPYKMMKYPWKNYTKVGGALRHCSFAVMALHGCILSEIQAPPESRKVFCAELHRVGEEGAKVLRELGQRVKTMTKLSSPNILSEVHLAAEELQKKIDEKSYLLVNTERWEVIPRHDGTSQIQDSSSAADNENKDEPPEHTTVNIGSVHKSTSFASNPLLSRDDSSNPFLSRAHSSNPFLRRDDSSNPFLARYDSGSLKPQSSWPARQSFHSNLPFEGVESRTYESASALSLATFASLLIEFVARLQNLVGAFEELSNKANFKDPVEEPAAISREYCGFLLRIRKFLRLQG, encoded by the exons AtgggaccgccgccgccgggcctgccgccgctgccgccgcagcTGGCAACGCTGCGGTCGACGCAGGACCAGCGCACGGCGAGGGAGCCGCTGCTCGGGTTCGACTGGGGCGTCCCCGCCGGTAGCggtggcaatggcggcggcggagaggagtaCGCGGCGTGGGGGGTGGATGACGGGGCGGCGAGGGGCGTCGTGGTCCGGCTGCGGgtggcggccgaggcggtgcGCGAGGCGGCCGCGGAGATGTGGGCGTTCGCGCGCAAGGACCCGCGGAAGCCCGTGTTCGCGGCGAAGGTGGCCGTGGCGCTCGTGCTCATCACGCTGCTTGTCTTCCTTCGCGAGCCCAGCGATATCGCCAGCCACTCCGTCTGGGCCATACtcaccgtcgtcgtcgtcttcgagTTCAGCATCG GTGCAACTTTGAGCAAAGGGCTAAATAGGGGATTGGGCACTCTTATTGCAGGAGGGCTTGCTCTGGCAGTCGCTGAGTTGGCGGCACACATAGGAAAATACGACGCGGTTATCCTCATCGTAAGCACATTCGTCGTTG GATTCTTTGCCAGCTTAATAAAGTTGCACCCGAAGATGAAAGCATATGAATATGGGGTTCGTGTGTTCCTGCTGACCTTCTGCTATGTTACAGTCTCTGGATACAACACAGGGGAATTTACCGCCACAGCTATAAGTAGATTTGTGCTGATCGCTATTGGTGCTGCTGTGAGTCTCACCATCAACATAGGTATACACCCAATCTGGGCTGGAGAGGATCTGCACAAGTTGGTGGCAAAGACTTTTTCTGGCGTGGCAAAATCTTTAGAAG GATGTGTTGATGGATATCTGAGCTGCATGGAATATGAAAGGATTCCATCAAAGATACTCACCTATCAAGCATCTGATGATCCTCTCTATAGTGGGTACAGGGCAGCTGTCGAAGCATCCGTACAGGAGGAAGCTTTG TTAGGATTTGCTATATGGGAGCCACCGCATGGACCTTACAAGATGATGAAATATCCATGGAAGAACTACACCAAAGTTGGTGGTGCGTTGAGGCATTGCTCATTTGCAGTCATGGCATTGCATGGCTGCATACTTTCAGAGATTCAG GCACCACCAGAGAGTAGAAAGGTTTTCTGCGCAGAGCTTCATAGAGTGGGCGAAGAAGGTGCTAAAGTGCTGCGAGAACTTGGGCAGAGAGTGAAGACGATGACGAAACTGAGCTCTCCAAACATTCTTTCAGAAGTGCACTTGGCAGCTGAAGAGCTGCAAAAGAAGATCGACGAGAAGTCCTACCTTCTCGTCAACACAGAAAGATGGGAAGTGATTCCGCGGCATGATGGAACTTCGCAAATCCAAGACAGTTCTAGTGCTGCCGACAATGAAAACAAGGATGAACCGCCTGAGCACACCACTGTCAATATAGGTTCAGTGCACAAATCAACCAGCTTCGCTTCAAACCCGCTCCTCAGCAGAGACGATTCTTCAAATCCATTCCTCAGCAGAGCCCATTCTTCAAATCCATTCCTCCGCAGAGACGATTCTTCAAACCCATTCCTTGCCAGATACGATTCAGGTTCACTTAAGCCGCAATCATCTTGGCCTGCACGACAATCATTCCATTCCAACTTGCCATTTGAAGGCGTGGAGTCAAGAACATATGAGAGCGCAAGCGCCTTGTCGTTGGCCACATTTGCTTCACTCCTCATTGAGTTTGTTGCCCGGCTCCAGAACCTTGTTGGTGCATTTGAAGAGTTGAGCAACAAGGCCAACTTCAAGGACCCTGTGGAGGAACCTGCTGCAATCAGCAGAGAGTATTGTGGTTTTTTACTTAGGATACGCAAATTTTTACGATTACAGGGGTGA
- the LOC112892684 gene encoding rRNA-processing protein fcf2-like yields the protein MSETAAPIGLSWAPKLPSLATTSGGSKSDRAPKPSTAQGSIWKPASELVDGLFVPPMDPRKVNKLARKNVKDTTGKGWFDMPAPSITPELKKDLEILQLRHVMDPKRHFKRAGKSKALPRYFQVGTVVEPASEFYSGRLTKRERKTTLVDELLSDQSLKSYRKRKVREIQESRTPGGNQKWKNKGKQTLKRAKDRRK from the exons ATGTCGGAGACGGCGGCGCCGATCGGCCTGTCATGGGCGCCCAAGCTGCCTTCCCTAGCGACGACGAGCGGTGGCAGCAAGAGCGACCGGGCGCCGAAACCGAGCACCGCGCAGGGGTCTATCTGGAAGCCCGCGAGCGAGCTCGTGGACGGGCTGTTCGTGCCACCGATGGACCCCAGGAAGGTTAACAAGCTCGCCAGGAAGAACGTCAAGGACACCACCGGCAAGGGCTG GTTCGACATGCCGGCGCCGAGCATCACTCCCGAGTTGAAGAAAGATCTCGAGATTTTGCAG CTGAGGCATGTAATGGACCCAAAAAGGCACTTCAAGAGGGCAGGAAAGTCCAAGGCCCTTCCCAGGTACTTCCAA GTTGGTACAGTTGTTGAGCCTGCATCTGAGTTCTACTCAGGTAGGCTGACAAAGAGGGAGCGGAAAACAACATTGGTTGATGAGCTGTTATCGGATCAATCTCTTAAGAGCTACAG GAAGCGCAAGGTACGGGAAATCCAGGAGAGTCGTACGCCAGGAGGCAACCAAAAGTGGAAGAACAAGGGGAAGCAAACACTTAAGAGGGCCAAGGATAGGCGAAAATGA
- the LOC112886883 gene encoding uncharacterized protein LOC112886883, giving the protein MAAGRGGARGAPVAALLVAALLLGACAPASASSYPARVVSGFLSNAASAVVKRLWSLKSTTKTATGSKSMVKYEGGYTVETVFDGSKLGIEPYSVEVTQGGELLVMDSMNSNIYRMALPLSRYSRPKLVAGSAEGFPGHVDGKVREARMNHPKGFTVDDRGNIYVADAMNMAIRKISDTGVTTIAGGKSGRGGHVDGPSDEAKFSTDFEVRYIGSSCSLLVIDRGNQAIREIQLHFDDCVYQYEAGFPLGVALLLAAAFFGYMLALLQRRALGMYSNGDEQEALSPVQAKLSSIPPPYQKPLKPSLRPPLIPSEDEPVKQEEEEGLFTSIGKLVGGAKSSIGEVFRAAFSRKKNVNIHHHQLGLGRPASWPVQESYAIPRDETPPPLDTRTPTPRKNYAFMSKEPEKIHHIRHGRPQLHGWSGEAPQQQQPPQQPSPQQPPQQVHHQQYLQRHQQYSAGPQTFYEPSCEATNEIVFGAVQEADTGRRAVEIKAVNHGDAPPYEQNGLRYRSSYSVGYTGSN; this is encoded by the exons ATGGCGGCCGGGAGAGGGGGCGCGAGGGGCGCCCcggtggcggcgctgctggTGGCCGCGCTCCTCCTCGGCGCGTGCGCTCCGGCCTCCGCGTCCTCGTACCCCGCGA GGGTGGTGAGCGGGTTCCTCTCCAATGCGGCGTCGGCGGTGGTGAAGCGGCTCTGGTCGCTCAAATCCACCACCAAGACAG CGACCGGGAGCAAGTCGATGGTGAAGTACGAGGGCGGGTACACCGTGGAGACGGTCTTCGACGGCAGCAAGCTGGGGATCGAGCCCTACTCCGTGGAGGTCACCCAGGGCGGCGAGCTGCTCGTCATGGACTCCATGAACAGCAACATCTACAGGATGGCGCTGCCGCTGTCCCGAT ATAGCAGGCCCAAGCTTGTTGCTGGTTCCGCAGAAGGATTTCCTGGTCATGTTGATGGGAAGGTGCGAGAGGCAAGGATGAACCATCCAAAGGGATTTACAGTGGATGACAGGGGTAACATCTATGTGGCTGATGCCATGAACATGGCCATTAGAAAGATCAGTGATACAG GGGTTACAACTATTGCTGGGGGGAAATCAGGCAGAGGAGGGCATGTTGATGGACCAAGTGATGAGGCAAAATTTTCTACTGATTTTGAAGTTCGATACATTGGCAGTAGCTGCTCCCTTCTGGTGATCGACAGAGGAAACCAAGCAATTCGGGAGATTCAGCTCCACTTTGATGACTGCGTGTACCAGTATGAAGCTGGTTTTCCTCTAG GAGTTGCACTACTTCTTGCTGCTGCTTTCTTTGGCTACATGCTTGCATTGCTTCAGCGCCGCGCTTTGGGGATGTATTCAAATGGAGAT GAGCAGGAAGCTCTGAGTCCAGTACAAGCTAAATTATCAAGCATTCCACCTCCATACCAGAAGCCACTGAAGCCTTCCCTTCGCCCCCCGCTAATCCCTAGCGAGGATGAACCTGTGaaacaagaagaggaagaagggcTCTTCACGTCAATCGGCAAACTTGTGGGTGGCGCAAAATCATCAATTGGAGAGGTTTTCCGTGCAGCATTCTCCAGAAAGAAGAACGTGAACATCCATCATCATCAGCTGGGCCTGGGTAGACCAGCCTCCTGGCCAGtgcaagaaagctacgccatccCGCGTGACGAGACCCCACCGCCGCTAGACACAAGAACGCCAACCCCTCGCAAGAACTACGCCTTCATGTCCAAGGAGCCTGAGAAGATCCACCACATCCGGCATGGCCGGCCCCAGTTACACGGCTGGTCCGGAGAAGCTCCTCAGCAACAGCAGCCGCCGCAACAGCCGTCGCCGCAACAGCCGCCGCAGCAAGTGCACCACCAGCAGTACCTGCAACGCCACCAGCAGTACTCAGCCGGACCGCAGACCTTCTACGAGCCGAGCTGCGAGGCGACGAACGAGATCGTCTTCGGAGCCGTGCAGGAGGCGGAcaccggccgccgtgccgtggAGATCAAGGCCGTGAAccacggcgacgcgccgccgtACGAGCAGAACGGGCTGCGCTACCGCAGCAGCTACAGCGTGGGCTACACTGGCAGCAACTAG